The Quercus robur chromosome 3, dhQueRobu3.1, whole genome shotgun sequence DNA segment TCCTCTTCGTAACAAAGTGTCTGGTTTTCAAACTAGTAAACTTATCTTGAGCAGAAACTAGTAACTTTGCCTCAGATTGAGACTGCTTAACTGAAACTCAGAAAGTTGTACATCTAAGAAGAAACAATAAGAGCAAAGTAGCCAATGTTCATCCTCCAAAACTATCACAAGCAGCAATAACACAGGCATGGCTAAATTGAAATTTGTAAAATACGAATAAGAGACTATTGTGAGAGAAAATTAGGCTTCATGAAAAAAAGAGTGGATGTCTCGATATCAATGCCTCAGACATCTATAAATTTATGAGGCCATTCTGAGCATGTACACCAACAAAGACTAATATGCAAACATGGGTGGAATGTACCTAAGCATCAGATGGAAGGCTTTATCTGCTATGCACTAGTCGGTTATCTGTCAAGCTGAACATATCCCTATTGCAAGTTCTCCAATGTGAATTTTTGTTGGCTttcattaaaattcaaaataccaTTGTCTACTTCAAGGTAAGGGAAGGGAGAGGACACAATTTAGATTTTGAAAAAAGTACATCATCCAATAAACCAGACATTGGGTCCGGCCAATAAAGTGCTTTTGGGCTGAAAAGCACTTTTAATCCGAAATTGTGGTGTCTGGTAACCCATTAAAAAAGCTTGAAGTTGAAAACAGGTTTAAGActaaaattgaaccaaaaaactCTAAATTCACAGTTCATGTTCTACATCGCAAAATCTATTACTAAAACTCTACTTCCTACAATAATGCCAAACAGGCACATTAAACATTTAGAACACAATGCATTCCCAACCACAAATCATCAGTCacgggaacaaaaaaaatatattgcataaaaaaaccatagtttaaaaaaactgtcatcattgattctttttcaGGCCTTCACTTCCTACCTCACCAGACAAGTTTTGCAATGAGCCATCATTTTTAGAGTCATGAACATGCTCACTGGGAGACACTTCAGCCACATTTAGAACACAATGCATTCCCAACCACAAATCATCAGTCacgggaacaaaaaaaatatattgcataaaaaaaccatagtttaaaaaaactgtcatcattgattctttttcaGGCCTTCACTTCCTACCTCACCAGACAAGTTTTGCAATGAGCCATCATTTTTAGAGTCATGAACATGCTCACTGGGAGACACTTCAGCCAATGAGATATCAGTAGAGTACTTTCTGATTCTCAAGGAAATAAAAATGCTTGATATGATCCCAAGTGCAGGAAAAAGGTATGACCAAACCTGAGATTTCTGAGAACCAGATGCCGAAGCAACAGCGGCACCAGCAAGGCTGCCAATGGATGTGTTCTGCATGATCATTGGCAGGCATCCAATCACTGTTGGCAGAAGAAAATCCACAATGAACCCAACTCTGGTGGCAGCAAGGGCATAATTTATGACATATGAGGGCATGGGTGAGAAGCGAGCAAGGAGGACAAATTTCCAACCATCACGCTCAACTCCTTTGGAAAGGATATGGAAGTACTTGTTTTTCTGGACCCATTCTTTTGCTGAACTTGAGCTCCTGAATACTAACCTGCAATAGCCCACAATATCATAATTGTCCTCACATAAGTTTGTGTTCataagtgagagagagagagagagagttggacaattttagaaacaaatttgATATATAGGAACACTCTGGATACACACAACCAGGATAGCAATAATGCATTGAAAGCAGATGTGAACAGTTTTTATATCATATCGGGAGTCAGCCACACAAACTCTCATGCATAATCAAGCTCTAATGTAGAGCCAAATCTTCCCTCCAACGCATTCTCTCTAGCTACTCTTGTACTTGTAATGTATTCAACTTTAATTATATgacttcacttttctttttattagaaataaGCTTTTATTGACTACAAAGCAATACCTCAAGTAACTGGAAAAGGACTCCTCTTTAAAGATGCAGTCAATAGCAGTTTACCTATGAACAACAAAAACTTTGCTCTCCTCAAATAATTAGTGCTACTTTTCAACTCATTCATACCTTTCACTTTATTGCAACTCATCCATCCAAACCTTCTCAATTTTGAACATGTCTCAATGCCCTTGACTAATCTATTTAAGGATCCATAGCCAACCCTTAAATTTTGGTTTCAATGCCCGAGTAATCTGTTGGAAAGAAACTCTTGGCAATAAATAAGCAACTAAAAATACTTGAGACGAATGTTCTAAAATAACTCTTCGCTATGCATGGTGCACCACCAACACCACACACAGCACACCCACCCTCTTTACCCCTTTTGGTGGGAGTGCTTATAAATTGTTGGCAAATAGATTGAAAGCGGTATTGGATAAACTAAACTTTGAGTCACAGAATGCATTTGTGGgagatagaaaatttttttactcaGATCTTACTGCCAACTAGTGTTTGGATTGTAGGGGGAAGAGTCATATCCCAGGTATGGTTTGTAAGTTGGATATTGAGAAATCTTATGACCTTGTAACCTGTGAGACTTTACTTTATCAGATGGAAAGGATGGGGTTTGGTTAGGAAAGGAGACGTTGGATTCATACTTGCATTTTTACTGCATGTTTCTctgttttgctttttattttggCACTGCTACAGA contains these protein-coding regions:
- the LOC126718028 gene encoding uncharacterized protein LOC126718028 is translated as MSDSGGGGGGGGGGRKWWKIAVVVIAAIGVRELSKRYGWDKEGAMKVLGEWSDRMGVWAMPAYVGVHTLTLALCLPYAVFMEATASLIFGFFPAVVCVFSAKVLGASLSFWIGRLVFRSSSSAKEWVQKNKYFHILSKGVERDGWKFVLLARFSPMPSYVINYALAATRVGFIVDFLLPTVIGCLPMIMQNTSIGSLAGAAVASASGSQKSQVWSYLFPALGIISSIFISLRIRKYSTDISLAEVSPSEHVHDSKNDGSLQNLSGEVGSEGLKKNQ